In Dyadobacter sp. NIV53, a single window of DNA contains:
- a CDS encoding PKD domain-containing protein, which yields MKRAKAKAPLFWEAAHWEHFKKYTTRKIINTMALPMQYPVFEADQVLTNKHLNDAFNYLDAQNRLTRTHLIGIGIVCGLELNYNQIDALTISRGCGVTSLGLLILFEKTTTYKFARKITLPKTFTEQNALTKIYETLSPWELSDTQQSGDDVLSPAFLDDKVMMLLLEADLLDLKNCDTTDCSDKGKRMDFILRPLLITISDAEKLARGNGKIPVNLLDSRFALPDLHLRRFDVTATILQTPKDILTAFGKLMDDTTVSTVSDTLQLAYNTFKPILYEDFSGDFSQLKITLTQTRDNLKYAVVCQYVFDWIDDLVKTYTEIHEKGTECLTLCCPDEALFPYHLLLGRAIFSTTDLGQNINLAPFRIFRNYFIHSPIVGCNDALVAGIRSLFKRLVLLIKNFGNTQTNNTNSFAANISRISPIRITPSKLGDVPLSDKAIPYYYSPVPLYQYWNYDKTRRYKADTNLGYRADLYSTSPAIRTPLLFDIEAYNFLRIEGHIGLNYQRALGEIVLQIQQYRLPVQVIALKAKKFDELDIDYTLIRKSLSDLEITYDVVRREWEAIIGQNIEWLDDNKNDANQAVGTAWLRTFIGHLVTSKRFMFNDLSEFIAHYRAFIRLYEMIEADADSKATELRQRLANNDQKLNAVFAEDLIDHLDEIGLSIAKGPFRALYQDYRNRVIELLKMQYFEYYSQIHPGLEHKAGVVKGGTFILVYADSARQITKRRVAGNIGVSDEAVAATTAVNVEESDDCDCFEDSFNERFKGIDDPVKRKTILELLGNDFFQPVVEKEPEIADGIVFADFYLPYLCCGDGPGITYILETPKEPVKPTLSIDPVIFCSNDQKAYTPVTSPEGGVLKANGQVVANNVIIPVTLGAGTFTLTYEADGQTSDPVTIIIKNARTEAIKIEASTHDEARPGDEITFTILNPVEGETYNWDFGDGTTATGNPVSHKYSLSENEQRHIFRVRVNAQNAPCSGSDAETEIIVQQPESDVIFEIEQLIYCWQDDKMFCFKVDEQYQNNSQIENPGGLIFTDEKEACFVPRNQIHETTKTFDLTYRGKQLSITIVKPNANYTIKLETTVVTTNQNVLITLNAKDQTHLLYQWKIAPFDVQNIPNKPSVQIQIPLNSEKFLETIRGNNGELIISLTAHVDLDSDSKPDCDNTSVRVIKLDDVSTHLENKDEF from the coding sequence GTGAAGAGGGCGAAAGCGAAAGCGCCATTGTTCTGGGAAGCAGCTCACTGGGAACATTTTAAAAAATATACAACTCGTAAAATCATTAATACTATGGCACTGCCCATGCAATATCCCGTTTTTGAAGCCGATCAGGTGCTTACCAACAAGCATCTGAATGACGCCTTCAATTATCTTGATGCCCAAAACAGGCTTACCCGCACTCATCTGATCGGCATTGGTATTGTGTGCGGTCTTGAACTGAACTATAATCAAATTGATGCGCTCACCATTTCACGTGGCTGCGGGGTCACGTCATTGGGCTTGCTGATCCTGTTTGAAAAAACAACGACTTACAAGTTTGCCCGGAAAATTACTTTGCCAAAGACATTTACAGAGCAAAATGCGCTTACCAAAATATACGAAACTCTTAGTCCATGGGAATTATCAGACACACAGCAAAGTGGCGATGATGTACTTTCACCGGCATTTCTGGATGACAAAGTCATGATGCTATTGCTTGAAGCGGACTTACTCGATCTAAAAAATTGTGATACAACGGATTGCAGTGACAAGGGCAAACGTATGGATTTCATTTTACGTCCATTACTGATCACCATTTCGGATGCAGAAAAATTAGCAAGAGGCAATGGTAAAATCCCGGTCAATTTGCTCGATAGCCGTTTTGCGCTACCGGACCTGCATTTGCGGAGGTTTGACGTAACAGCAACAATTTTGCAAACACCGAAAGATATTTTGACCGCCTTCGGAAAATTAATGGATGATACCACGGTCTCAACCGTATCAGACACTTTACAGTTGGCATATAATACCTTCAAACCAATACTTTACGAGGATTTTTCGGGCGATTTTTCTCAGCTTAAAATAACTTTAACCCAAACACGGGATAATCTAAAATACGCAGTTGTATGTCAATATGTATTCGACTGGATAGACGATCTTGTAAAAACGTATACTGAAATTCATGAAAAAGGCACCGAATGCCTTACCCTTTGCTGTCCGGATGAAGCTCTTTTTCCTTATCATTTATTACTTGGCAGAGCTATTTTCAGTACAACAGATCTTGGCCAGAATATCAATCTGGCACCTTTCCGCATATTCCGGAATTATTTTATACACTCACCAATAGTAGGTTGTAACGATGCATTGGTTGCCGGTATCCGTTCATTGTTTAAACGGCTGGTTTTACTGATCAAAAATTTTGGTAATACACAGACGAACAATACCAACAGCTTTGCAGCAAATATCAGTAGAATTTCACCAATCCGGATCACACCGTCAAAATTGGGCGATGTGCCGCTTTCTGACAAAGCAATCCCCTATTATTATTCACCTGTTCCATTATACCAATACTGGAATTATGATAAAACGCGCCGGTACAAAGCAGATACAAATCTGGGATACCGGGCGGATTTATATTCGACCAGCCCAGCCATTAGAACACCACTTTTGTTTGATATTGAAGCGTACAATTTCCTGAGAATTGAAGGCCATATTGGGTTGAATTATCAGAGAGCGCTCGGAGAAATTGTGCTTCAGATTCAACAGTATCGCCTGCCTGTTCAGGTAATTGCACTGAAAGCCAAGAAGTTCGATGAGCTGGATATCGATTACACTCTGATCAGGAAAAGCCTCAGTGATCTGGAAATTACATATGATGTGGTCCGGCGGGAATGGGAAGCCATAATAGGACAAAATATTGAATGGCTGGACGATAATAAAAACGATGCTAACCAGGCAGTTGGAACAGCATGGCTCAGGACTTTCATAGGACATCTGGTCACTTCCAAGCGCTTTATGTTCAACGATTTATCAGAATTCATTGCGCATTACCGCGCTTTTATCCGGCTTTACGAAATGATTGAGGCTGATGCAGATAGTAAAGCAACAGAACTACGCCAGCGCCTGGCAAACAACGACCAGAAATTAAATGCCGTCTTCGCCGAGGATCTGATAGACCATCTGGATGAAATTGGGTTGTCCATTGCAAAAGGGCCATTTCGGGCATTGTACCAGGATTACCGCAACAGGGTAATTGAATTGCTTAAAATGCAGTATTTTGAATATTACTCTCAAATCCATCCCGGCCTCGAACACAAAGCAGGTGTGGTGAAAGGCGGTACATTTATTTTGGTGTATGCCGATAGTGCAAGGCAAATTACAAAACGCAGGGTTGCAGGAAACATAGGCGTTTCAGATGAAGCTGTTGCTGCAACCACAGCTGTAAACGTGGAGGAAAGTGATGATTGTGATTGTTTTGAAGATTCATTTAATGAACGTTTCAAAGGCATAGACGATCCGGTAAAACGAAAAACCATTCTCGAATTGCTGGGCAATGACTTTTTTCAGCCTGTTGTTGAAAAGGAACCTGAAATTGCAGATGGTATCGTTTTCGCAGATTTTTATTTGCCTTACTTATGCTGCGGTGACGGTCCGGGTATAACTTATATTCTGGAAACGCCGAAAGAACCTGTAAAACCAACACTTTCTATTGATCCGGTTATTTTTTGCAGTAATGACCAGAAGGCATATACACCGGTAACTTCACCCGAAGGAGGTGTTTTAAAGGCCAACGGGCAGGTTGTTGCAAATAATGTAATTATTCCGGTTACACTGGGGGCCGGCACTTTTACCCTCACCTATGAGGCAGACGGTCAAACTTCTGATCCTGTTACAATTATCATTAAAAACGCGCGTACAGAAGCAATCAAAATTGAGGCTTCTACCCATGATGAAGCCAGGCCGGGAGATGAAATCACATTTACCATTTTAAATCCGGTTGAAGGCGAAACATATAACTGGGATTTTGGAGATGGTACCACCGCAACAGGTAACCCCGTTTCACACAAATACTCACTGAGTGAAAATGAGCAACGGCATATTTTCCGGGTAAGGGTCAATGCACAGAATGCCCCTTGTTCCGGTTCGGATGCAGAAACAGAAATCATAGTGCAGCAGCCAGAAAGCGACGTAATTTTTGAGATTGAACAATTGATCTATTGCTGGCAGGATGACAAGATGTTCTGTTTCAAAGTTGACGAACAATATCAAAATAACAGCCAGATTGAAAATCCGGGCGGATTGATCTTTACCGATGAAAAGGAAGCTTGTTTTGTACCGAGAAATCAAATTCATGAGACCACAAAAACTTTTGACCTGACCTATCGGGGAAAACAACTTAGCATTACAATTGTTAAACCGAATGCCAATTATACCATTAAGCTGGAAACGACTGTTGTTACAACGAATCAAAACGTTCTCATAACGCTCAATGCCAAAGACCAGACACATTTACTTTATCAATGGAAAATTGCGCCTTTCGATGTTCAAAATATTCCGAATAAACCGTCCGTACAAATACAAATTCCTCTTAATAGTGAAAAATTCCTGGAGACAATCAGGGGAAATAATGGCGAATTAATTATCTCCTTAACAGCACATGTTGATTTGGATAGTGATTCAAAACCTGATTGTGACAACACCTCTGTCAGGGTAATTAAGCTGGATGATGTGAGTACACATTTAGAAAACAAAGACGAGTTCTGA
- a CDS encoding peptidoglycan-binding protein: MQKNNFQKELTISAIQKRNGAGNKKNDVIKIQSWLTLFAMSNPSSGTATGIDGDYGTATEKAVINFQKAKNLSETGVIDQETFSLLCEPMKDAFEGNVSGNGLRELVVNTALNHLKSVPFELVINNEANSGPWVRAYMGGNEGTEWFWCMGFVQAIIDQAATLQGKNFKTLMPLTYSCDTVGTTGLQKGLLQRFASVRSNPEKVRPGDIFLLQKTPHDWTHTGIITKIDNDTFETVEGNTNNGGSNNGNAVLKRVRNFRTSKLDVFSIEPLV, encoded by the coding sequence ATGCAAAAAAACAATTTTCAAAAAGAGCTTACGATTTCGGCCATCCAGAAACGTAATGGCGCGGGTAATAAAAAGAACGATGTAATAAAAATTCAATCATGGTTAACCTTATTTGCCATGTCCAATCCATCATCCGGTACTGCAACCGGTATTGATGGTGATTATGGTACGGCCACAGAGAAAGCTGTCATTAATTTTCAAAAAGCTAAAAACCTTTCAGAAACAGGCGTTATCGATCAGGAAACGTTCAGCCTGCTTTGTGAACCTATGAAGGATGCTTTTGAGGGAAATGTAAGCGGGAATGGATTACGCGAGCTGGTAGTAAATACTGCTTTAAATCACCTGAAAAGCGTCCCCTTTGAGCTGGTAATCAATAATGAAGCTAATTCGGGGCCATGGGTTCGCGCCTATATGGGTGGTAATGAGGGTACAGAATGGTTCTGGTGCATGGGTTTTGTACAGGCAATCATCGATCAGGCAGCGACTTTACAAGGTAAAAATTTTAAAACATTAATGCCTCTTACTTATAGCTGCGATACAGTGGGCACCACCGGCCTGCAAAAAGGATTATTACAAAGATTTGCTTCAGTGCGGTCCAATCCGGAGAAAGTGAGACCAGGTGATATTTTCCTTTTACAAAAGACTCCTCACGATTGGACACATACAGGTATTATAACAAAAATAGACAATGATACCTTTGAAACTGTTGAAGGAAATACCAACAATGGCGGATCAAATAATGGCAATGCAGTACTGAAAAGAGTACGTAATTTCAGGACCAGTAAACTGGATGTTTTTTCTATTGAGCCATTGGTATAA
- a CDS encoding contractile injection system tape measure protein: protein MANRHVIGKHEISIEIGDVGLAFETQNEVSDLCRTTLYPALDKLFDRYAPENEHWKIDSLVLDLGDLAVENWQKTFVQKTIEQMEEQLRKKLNKRTFEMAYNKHAKQEETINKEATITSIDVPVETTFLKFLQTGSFAWNSPVRTISELENQLKITGKLSNQIVQLVQQDYTVLTRLVWQFSSEFIKAVLANLVSKKPEVLSSFNTLFVQKTWKGAFLEIGVSEQKRTQLENHFRLALLLEAFPVSTGKDVLIKSMRALLSEKQQNIWIEYIQKTIQIDENETILAEVSKVLVLKTSPDNVKQKVKQIQVDDDSEAIYINQAGLVLLHPFLPVFFKKTNLLDNNQWKSNVKQRRAVLLCNYLVSGQSTAEETDLSLHKIMCGLPFTTPIENEFELTEIEKTASENLLNAVLEYWTALKSTRTDELRGSFLVRNGKLSHKDNQWFLKVEQRPYDMLLDHLPWTISMIQNTFMPEMLRVEW, encoded by the coding sequence ATGGCAAACAGGCACGTAATCGGCAAACATGAGATCAGCATCGAAATAGGTGATGTCGGGCTTGCCTTTGAGACCCAGAACGAAGTCTCAGATCTTTGCCGTACCACTTTGTATCCTGCTTTGGATAAATTGTTTGACCGTTACGCACCTGAAAATGAACACTGGAAAATAGACAGCCTGGTCCTGGATCTCGGAGATCTTGCTGTTGAAAACTGGCAGAAAACATTTGTCCAAAAAACAATTGAACAAATGGAAGAACAGCTCCGGAAAAAGCTTAACAAACGGACGTTTGAAATGGCATATAACAAACACGCTAAGCAGGAAGAAACGATAAACAAAGAAGCAACCATTACAAGTATAGATGTCCCGGTTGAAACCACATTTTTAAAGTTTTTACAAACCGGTTCGTTTGCATGGAACAGCCCGGTACGTACGATATCGGAGCTTGAAAACCAACTGAAAATCACCGGTAAATTATCCAATCAGATTGTTCAGCTGGTTCAGCAGGATTATACCGTACTCACCCGATTAGTGTGGCAGTTTTCATCTGAATTCATTAAAGCGGTTCTTGCAAATCTTGTTTCAAAGAAACCAGAAGTGCTCTCTTCTTTTAATACACTTTTTGTTCAAAAAACATGGAAAGGTGCTTTTCTGGAAATTGGCGTTTCTGAGCAGAAACGTACACAACTGGAAAATCACTTCCGGCTTGCCTTGCTTTTAGAAGCTTTTCCGGTTAGCACCGGTAAAGATGTCCTGATTAAATCAATGCGGGCTTTACTTTCAGAAAAACAACAAAACATATGGATTGAATACATACAAAAAACTATTCAGATTGATGAAAACGAAACTATTCTGGCTGAAGTCAGCAAGGTACTGGTCTTAAAAACCAGTCCGGATAATGTAAAGCAAAAAGTAAAACAGATTCAGGTTGATGACGACTCAGAAGCTATTTACATTAACCAGGCCGGGCTGGTTTTACTACATCCGTTTTTACCTGTGTTTTTTAAAAAAACAAATCTGCTGGATAACAACCAATGGAAAAGCAATGTAAAACAACGACGGGCAGTATTACTGTGCAATTATCTGGTTTCGGGCCAAAGTACTGCTGAAGAAACCGACTTGTCTCTTCATAAAATTATGTGCGGTTTGCCTTTTACAACGCCGATAGAAAACGAATTTGAACTTACAGAAATTGAGAAAACTGCCTCGGAAAATCTGCTGAACGCTGTACTGGAATACTGGACTGCGCTAAAAAGTACGCGAACGGATGAACTACGGGGGTCATTTCTGGTAAGAAACGGAAAACTCAGCCACAAGGATAACCAGTGGTTTCTGAAGGTGGAACAACGTCCTTATGATATGCTTCTGGATCATTTGCCGTGGACAATCAGCATGATCCAAAACACTTTTATGCCCGAAATGCTCCGGGTGGAATGGTAA
- a CDS encoding DUF4157 domain-containing protein, with product MNTSIYELQSTARNSRKTTFFGSQPRSSFFTPAIQPKLSIGSPNDIYEQEADAMADKIMRMEQPGVQLKSLPVTSLQRKCAHCEEEEKKMQLKEINSTKASADSNLESYVGGLNSSGQFLPKDVRSFYEPRFGYDFSQVKVHTDSVAAKSAQSINALAFTSGSNIVFNSGQYSPGSESGKRLLGHELTHVVQQGDGITPKIQRQQVTTPTSCPGSVVGAVYSRGNDDWAECDYETARISVNLILDPCTCSSSGTTMPLSVNYSAILEGKSFTGRTIPNPSGTGTIREQEGQASHIATGVVTPGRSRTPGTQPGMRLSEDNLPAGTPANVSGPLVLAVDDRNRGGRPGDPGDTVSQRLSLGSLPCIGGSTSGQVSLGGGFQVINYSISASSTSVQQASITLTESGRMAGRIPTPLIDITSGANPYPRFPGNQRPGGTGCTCDPVTGRQNGTGCSRGPGGAGFGRP from the coding sequence ATGAATACTTCCATATATGAATTACAATCCACTGCCAGAAACAGCCGCAAAACAACTTTTTTTGGCAGCCAGCCCAGGTCATCCTTTTTCACTCCGGCTATCCAGCCTAAACTTTCAATTGGTTCTCCCAATGATATTTATGAACAGGAAGCGGATGCGATGGCCGACAAAATCATGCGAATGGAACAACCCGGCGTACAATTGAAATCTTTGCCGGTTACCTCGTTACAGCGGAAATGTGCGCATTGTGAGGAAGAAGAAAAGAAAATGCAGCTTAAAGAAATAAACAGTACAAAAGCCAGTGCCGACAGTAATCTGGAAAGTTACGTTGGCGGCCTGAACAGTAGCGGACAGTTCCTGCCCAAGGACGTCCGTAGTTTTTATGAACCAAGGTTTGGCTATGATTTCAGTCAGGTGAAAGTGCATACGGATTCAGTTGCGGCAAAATCTGCACAATCAATCAATGCACTGGCTTTTACATCGGGCAGCAATATTGTATTTAACAGCGGACAGTATTCGCCGGGAAGTGAAAGTGGAAAAAGGTTGCTGGGGCATGAACTGACGCATGTGGTACAGCAAGGTGATGGAATAACGCCTAAAATTCAAAGGCAACAAGTGACAACCCCGACCTCCTGTCCTGGCAGTGTTGTAGGTGCAGTGTATTCAAGAGGCAATGACGACTGGGCTGAGTGTGACTATGAAACTGCAAGAATAAGCGTGAACCTGATCCTTGATCCTTGCACATGTAGCTCATCAGGTACAACAATGCCCTTGTCAGTAAATTATTCAGCAATACTGGAAGGTAAAAGTTTTACGGGAAGGACAATTCCAAATCCATCCGGTACGGGAACAATCCGGGAACAGGAAGGCCAGGCATCACACATTGCTACCGGCGTAGTTACACCGGGACGTTCGAGGACACCAGGAACCCAGCCGGGAATGAGACTATCTGAAGATAACTTACCGGCAGGAACGCCTGCCAATGTAAGCGGGCCGCTTGTATTAGCCGTAGATGACAGAAACCGGGGTGGCCGGCCTGGTGACCCGGGTGATACTGTGAGCCAGAGGCTTTCGTTAGGCAGCCTTCCGTGCATCGGAGGATCAACTTCTGGCCAGGTAAGTCTTGGCGGAGGCTTTCAGGTAATAAATTACAGTATTAGTGCCAGCAGCACAAGTGTACAGCAGGCTTCCATTACACTCACTGAATCGGGCAGAATGGCGGGAAGAATCCCAACTCCACTTATTGATATTACCTCCGGGGCAAATCCGTATCCGCGTTTTCCAGGAAATCAAAGACCCGGTGGCACTGGCTGTACCTGTGATCCGGTAACAGGACGACAAAATGGTACCGGATGCAGCAGAGGCCCGGGCGGAGCCGGATTTGGCAGGCCCTGA
- a CDS encoding GPW/gp25 family protein — protein sequence MNKSFLGTGWGFPPTFERTARAVEMLSDEANVRISLEIILNTRLGERVLRSDFGCNMEELVFEPITTTFLTYIRERIRVAILYHEPRVELNSIDFSKSNEEEGLVWVKVEYTIRATNTRFNYVFPFYKEEGTNINL from the coding sequence ATGAACAAGTCTTTTTTAGGTACAGGCTGGGGTTTTCCACCCACTTTTGAACGTACTGCACGAGCGGTCGAAATGCTATCTGATGAAGCAAATGTCAGGATCAGTCTGGAAATCATACTTAATACCAGGCTGGGTGAAAGAGTACTTCGTTCTGACTTTGGCTGCAATATGGAAGAACTTGTTTTTGAACCAATTACAACCACATTCCTGACCTACATCAGGGAGCGGATAAGGGTGGCCATTCTTTACCATGAGCCGCGCGTAGAACTGAACAGCATAGATTTTTCAAAAAGCAACGAGGAAGAAGGTTTGGTGTGGGTAAAAGTAGAATACACGATCCGCGCCACCAATACCCGATTTAATTACGTCTTTCCTTTTTACAAAGAAGAGGGCACAAATATTAATTTATAA